The following are from one region of the Hymenobacter radiodurans genome:
- a CDS encoding class I SAM-dependent methyltransferase, whose translation MMSSFLEEFLRNPAVVGSLVPSSRELTEKVMAPIDFANARCIVEYGPGTGVFTDILVQRRKAETAIVLIEVNRRFSQMLKERYSGQPNVYIIHGSADKTGEYLKKLGLDTVDYVVCGLPFSSLPRRLGWRIMQQTQQALLPDGKLILFQYSLQNKRLFERFFRLLDDTYVLLNIPPAHVLVYTPETTVSADATAAEVAQNTPAKVPA comes from the coding sequence ATGATGTCGTCCTTTTTAGAAGAATTTCTGCGTAATCCTGCTGTGGTAGGTTCACTAGTGCCCAGCTCGCGCGAGCTAACCGAGAAAGTAATGGCGCCCATCGACTTTGCCAACGCTCGCTGTATAGTGGAGTACGGCCCTGGAACGGGCGTTTTCACCGATATTCTAGTTCAGCGCCGCAAAGCCGAAACAGCTATTGTGCTGATAGAAGTAAACCGGCGTTTTAGCCAAATGCTGAAGGAGCGTTACTCAGGCCAACCCAATGTGTACATCATCCACGGCTCGGCCGACAAAACCGGCGAATATTTGAAGAAACTGGGTCTGGATACCGTCGATTATGTGGTTTGTGGCTTGCCATTTTCTTCGCTGCCGCGCCGTCTGGGTTGGCGTATTATGCAGCAAACTCAGCAGGCGCTACTTCCTGATGGTAAGCTCATTCTGTTTCAATATTCTCTGCAAAACAAACGTCTTTTCGAGCGCTTCTTCCGCCTGCTCGATGACACGTATGTATTACTAAATATCCCGCCGGCCCACGTGCTAGTATATACCCCCGAAACCACCGTTTCTGCAGACGCTACGGCGGCCGAAGTAGCGCAGAATACCCCAGCCAAAGTGCCTGCTTAG
- a CDS encoding ABC transporter ATP-binding protein, with protein sequence MSLLTVSGITLQEKEKYILKDVGFTQQKLQKIALAGETGAGKSTLLQTIAGLVQPTAGEVWFDGRRAKGPAEQLMPGNPGISYLSQQFELPKFLRVEQVLKYANKLTGAEAQTLFEVCRIDHLGERRTDQLSGGERQRIALAKLLLSSPKLLLLDEPFSNLDMVHKNILKSVIQDIGERLQITCILISHDPLDTLSWADEIVVMYGGQIVQKGPPAQIYNQPVNEYVAGLFGTYNLITSAGQAKAFVAAAGAKSKRKTMLIRPEKFMLNPVGLGALSGEVKTVRFFGSYSELDVQVAGSIVRVRTNVGSATAGDTVNVSLAADAVWYI encoded by the coding sequence ATGAGTTTGTTAACAGTATCAGGAATTACACTGCAAGAAAAAGAGAAATACATTTTAAAGGACGTCGGCTTTACGCAGCAGAAATTACAGAAAATTGCTTTAGCTGGCGAAACGGGGGCGGGTAAAAGCACCCTCCTTCAAACCATCGCTGGCCTAGTGCAGCCCACTGCCGGTGAAGTATGGTTTGATGGCCGAAGAGCCAAAGGGCCGGCCGAACAATTGATGCCTGGCAATCCGGGTATTTCTTACCTGTCGCAACAGTTTGAGCTACCTAAGTTTTTGCGGGTAGAACAGGTGCTGAAATATGCTAATAAGCTGACAGGAGCGGAAGCTCAGACGCTGTTCGAAGTGTGTCGAATAGACCATTTGGGTGAGCGCCGCACCGACCAGTTATCCGGTGGCGAAAGGCAGCGGATTGCTTTGGCAAAACTGCTACTTTCTTCGCCCAAATTGCTCCTGCTGGACGAGCCATTTTCTAACCTGGATATGGTGCATAAAAACATCCTAAAATCTGTGATTCAAGATATCGGCGAGCGGCTGCAAATTACCTGCATTCTCATCTCCCACGATCCGCTGGATACGCTTTCGTGGGCCGATGAGATAGTGGTGATGTATGGGGGGCAAATCGTGCAAAAAGGCCCCCCAGCCCAGATTTATAACCAACCCGTTAATGAATATGTGGCGGGTCTTTTTGGTACATATAATCTAATAACAAGCGCTGGGCAAGCGAAGGCTTTCGTAGCGGCGGCCGGGGCGAAAAGCAAGCGTAAAACCATGCTGATTCGGCCGGAAAAATTCATGCTAAACCCAGTCGGGTTAGGTGCCCTTTCAGGCGAGGTAAAAACGGTACGTTTCTTCGGCTCTTATTCCGAACTTGATGTGCAAGTAGCCGGCAGTATTGTTAGGGTGCGCACCAACGTAGGCAGCGCCACTGCTGGTGATACAGTTAACGTTTCGCTGGCTGCTGATGCAGTCTGGTATATCTAG
- a CDS encoding flavin monoamine oxidase family protein, giving the protein MQESSTPHFKARTPLLRALQKAFGLATVANESGAPSADELAQMATSQSRRDFLANTAKLGLLIGAGGLLTACEAEVAEPTPSLGGTATADAKGTQPRIVVVGAGIAGLNCAYQLRKNGLRADIYEASNRAGGRIFTARDLMAPGLTTELGGEFIDSGHRDMLQLAREFALPLYDVQGPSETMLQKDAYFFNGQHYSVAQVIEAFQPYARQIAADIRALPGTITYDKLTPAVVRFDQLSIAQYFDSLGMTGLIRELLDVAYLTEYGREVNDQSAINFLYLFSADTHKGSFDIFGESDERYKIQGGNQRLTDALAEQLSGQITLQHKLVKLAQNTTGQYVLSFECPQASILNVVADYVVLTLPFTVLRNIDIQVPLPVWKTNAIQHLGYGTNAKLILGFKSRPWRTDGYTGYIFTDGTVQTGWDSGQLQPTTQSAYTVYVGGNEGIQIGTGTPESQVSRYLPVLEQAWPSASEQYNGRVERMHWPTHKYTLASYACYRPGQYSTIAGAERKPVGNMFFAGEHCSAWYQGYMNGAAETGRMAAEDVQAALRGSRRTALHRRMQQRESMLA; this is encoded by the coding sequence ATGCAAGAATCATCTACTCCGCATTTTAAAGCCCGTACTCCCTTATTAAGAGCTCTGCAAAAGGCTTTTGGATTAGCTACAGTAGCCAATGAATCTGGCGCGCCATCCGCCGACGAGTTGGCCCAGATGGCTACTAGCCAAAGTCGCCGAGATTTTTTGGCCAATACCGCCAAGCTAGGCTTGCTCATTGGGGCTGGTGGTTTGCTTACGGCCTGCGAGGCTGAGGTGGCAGAACCAACTCCGTCGCTGGGCGGCACCGCCACTGCCGATGCGAAAGGCACGCAGCCGCGCATTGTGGTAGTAGGAGCAGGAATAGCCGGACTCAACTGCGCGTATCAACTGCGCAAAAATGGTTTGCGTGCGGATATCTACGAGGCTAGCAACCGCGCTGGGGGGCGAATTTTTACTGCTCGCGACCTAATGGCTCCTGGCCTGACTACGGAGCTAGGCGGCGAGTTTATCGACAGTGGCCACCGCGACATGCTGCAGCTGGCTAGGGAGTTTGCTTTGCCTCTTTATGATGTGCAAGGTCCGAGTGAAACGATGCTTCAAAAAGATGCCTATTTTTTCAACGGCCAGCACTATTCCGTCGCGCAGGTAATTGAGGCTTTCCAGCCTTACGCTCGCCAAATTGCGGCCGATATTCGTGCTCTGCCCGGCACTATTACCTACGACAAGCTTACGCCGGCCGTGGTGCGCTTTGATCAGCTTTCCATTGCCCAATATTTTGACTCGTTAGGCATGACGGGCCTGATCAGGGAGTTGCTGGATGTGGCCTACCTCACGGAGTATGGTCGCGAGGTGAACGACCAGTCGGCCATTAATTTTCTGTATCTGTTTTCGGCCGATACGCATAAGGGCAGCTTCGACATCTTTGGGGAGAGTGACGAGCGCTACAAGATTCAGGGCGGCAATCAGCGCCTCACCGACGCCCTGGCCGAGCAACTCAGCGGCCAAATCACGCTGCAGCACAAGCTAGTGAAGCTGGCTCAGAACACCACCGGGCAGTATGTACTCAGCTTTGAATGCCCACAGGCCAGTATCCTCAATGTCGTGGCCGACTATGTAGTGCTCACGCTTCCCTTCACTGTGCTGCGCAACATTGATATTCAGGTGCCGCTGCCGGTCTGGAAAACGAACGCCATTCAACACCTGGGCTACGGTACCAACGCCAAACTGATTCTAGGTTTCAAAAGCCGCCCTTGGCGCACCGACGGCTACACGGGCTACATCTTTACGGACGGCACCGTGCAAACTGGCTGGGACTCAGGGCAATTGCAGCCTACTACCCAATCGGCTTATACGGTGTACGTGGGTGGCAACGAAGGCATACAAATAGGCACCGGCACGCCCGAATCACAGGTAAGTCGCTACTTGCCGGTGCTGGAGCAGGCTTGGCCTTCCGCCAGCGAACAGTATAATGGGCGGGTGGAGCGCATGCACTGGCCCACACATAAATACACGCTGGCTAGCTACGCCTGCTACCGGCCAGGGCAGTACAGCACCATTGCCGGTGCAGAGCGCAAGCCAGTAGGCAATATGTTCTTCGCTGGTGAGCACTGCAGCGCCTGGTATCAGGGCTATATGAATGGAGCCGCCGAAACTGGCCGCATGGCTGCCGAAGACGTACAAGCGGCCTTGCGCGGTAGTCGTCGGACGGCCCTGCACCGCCGCATGCAGCAGCGAGAATCTATGTTGGCTTAG
- a CDS encoding alpha/beta fold hydrolase, which produces MTRFFRHGYSFALLLWALLLPTTLLLAGVRSKPLNNGTPNITTSDGIKLYTKISGQGIPCVFVHGGPGAWSGMPEALAGPSLEDKLQMIWYDQRGSGRTPNDSNKNYSLDRMVQDMEELRQQLGLETWLVMAHSFGGTIATEYAARYPQHVRGLVLVNSTLSIQEAMKSTLTNGLNFATLSDKAPYLDESKPLDERFGMIMPVLSEQNIWFKLQYQTEAGHQKVTEADKGNPGTGEFGSYGFSLPDYRKDFTALTPQIKAPVLIITGTKDYCVGPEHYKMFRFPNQQVAQLQAGHVPFVEQPEAFRKAVLTYVKKLPRKNA; this is translated from the coding sequence ATGACCCGTTTCTTCCGCCACGGCTACTCCTTTGCACTTCTACTTTGGGCGCTGTTGCTGCCCACTACGCTCCTGCTCGCCGGGGTACGGTCAAAGCCGCTTAACAATGGCACCCCAAATATCACTACCAGCGACGGCATAAAGCTTTACACCAAAATTTCAGGGCAGGGCATTCCCTGCGTGTTTGTGCACGGCGGACCGGGCGCTTGGAGCGGCATGCCGGAAGCGCTGGCGGGCCCAAGTTTGGAGGACAAGCTCCAGATGATTTGGTACGATCAGCGCGGCAGCGGCCGCACCCCCAACGACTCGAATAAGAACTACTCCCTCGACCGTATGGTGCAGGATATGGAAGAGTTGCGCCAGCAACTGGGCTTGGAAACTTGGCTGGTAATGGCCCACTCTTTTGGCGGCACCATCGCGACGGAATATGCGGCGCGCTATCCGCAGCACGTGCGCGGCCTAGTGCTCGTGAATAGCACGCTCAGCATACAGGAAGCCATGAAAAGTACCCTGACAAACGGGCTGAACTTCGCGACCTTGTCCGACAAAGCCCCCTACCTCGACGAAAGTAAGCCGCTGGATGAGCGCTTCGGCATGATCATGCCCGTCCTGAGCGAGCAGAACATCTGGTTCAAGCTTCAGTACCAGACCGAAGCCGGCCACCAAAAGGTAACCGAAGCCGACAAGGGCAACCCCGGCACGGGCGAGTTCGGTAGCTACGGCTTCAGCCTGCCCGATTACCGCAAGGATTTCACCGCCCTCACGCCCCAAATTAAAGCGCCCGTGCTGATTATCACGGGCACCAAAGATTATTGCGTTGGGCCGGAGCATTACAAGATGTTCCGCTTTCCCAATCAGCAGGTAGCGCAGCTACAAGCCGGCCACGTGCCTTTTGTAGAGCAGCCCGAAGCCTTCCGCAAAGCCGTACTTACATATGTAAAAAAGCTCCCTCGGAAAAACGCATAA
- a CDS encoding universal stress protein: MQLAHRTHGQITLLHVVDASAGSGMVTTGGVSSGASLHGVFMVELLQRTKHRMRQLIAEMARIAPEVTVHDQVATGNVDEAILEVIREQHMDLVVIGAQVHAPAFLHLFELDSHAERLVRLAPCPVLTVKLPAPHFEVRSIVFASDFSQEADRAVKSLKQVCAAFPEATLHLLDVVTRAEDYSNAIDRINAFADRHHILNFEPDVVNAPQVSIGVPRYAEQSHADLVVMLSHGRTGLWHFLHGGSTAESVAVQAKAPVLTFHPETF, encoded by the coding sequence ATGCAATTGGCCCACCGCACGCATGGGCAGATCACGTTGTTGCATGTAGTCGATGCGTCGGCTGGCAGTGGTATGGTAACCACCGGCGGCGTATCGAGCGGAGCCTCGCTGCACGGCGTATTTATGGTGGAGCTGCTGCAGCGCACCAAGCACCGAATGCGTCAGCTGATTGCCGAAATGGCCCGAATTGCCCCCGAAGTAACGGTACACGACCAAGTGGCCACCGGCAACGTAGACGAGGCCATTCTGGAAGTTATCCGCGAGCAGCACATGGACTTGGTCGTAATCGGGGCCCAAGTTCACGCGCCGGCGTTCCTGCATTTATTCGAGCTGGATTCGCACGCTGAGCGGCTGGTGCGGCTGGCGCCATGTCCGGTGCTTACAGTCAAGCTGCCAGCGCCTCATTTCGAGGTGCGCTCCATCGTTTTCGCCTCCGATTTTTCTCAGGAAGCCGACCGCGCCGTGAAGAGCTTGAAGCAGGTGTGTGCCGCCTTCCCTGAAGCCACCCTGCACCTGCTCGACGTAGTAACCCGCGCGGAAGATTATTCCAACGCCATCGACCGTATTAATGCCTTCGCCGACCGCCACCACATTCTCAACTTCGAGCCAGACGTGGTAAATGCCCCCCAAGTGAGCATCGGGGTGCCGCGCTACGCCGAGCAGTCGCACGCCGACTTGGTGGTGATGCTCTCCCACGGCCGCACGGGCCTCTGGCACTTCCTGCACGGTGGCAGCACCGCCGAGAGCGTAGCGGTGCAGGCCAAAGCACCAGTACTCACCTTCCACCCGGAGACGTTTTAA
- a CDS encoding serine hydrolase domain-containing protein, with translation MKRLLLFLALLAPYLSAQAQRPGRPITTIPQLTDSIERIMQRERIPGLLLTLVTRDSVLFAGGLGLADVAQKKPVTPHTLFRVGSVTKPFIVVGLLQLIEQGKLSLKDELRKIAPEVPIDNPWEATDPVRVVHVLEHTAGFDDMHLNHVYNTTPTDPRGTAVVQVFRKELRCRWRPGERMSYSNPGYLVAGYLLEKLSGETYEHYLAKNVFRPLGMPDATATLRPASDPKLARGYTYADGGYQPLSALPIYAGPAGSVSASATDMAQWVQFFLRDFRTPGGAALLQPASLREMETVHSPLEARAGLQTGYALANTIVSQKGKVPFRGHNGGIEGFTSMFAYNRELGLGYALSNNGAKPLTTISILVRDFLLRDYPTPPPPPTLPLDAAAIAPYLGHYQSAAPRNALTGFSTHLLGGISLEQSGQLLTLKPLIGAPDTLLATGPLTFRISSQTQPSVALTRDRDGELVLISPQGYALKAGMWWWLPPTLFWASILLATTSSIAGLIWIIYALRKQLPRPQLLPRLLPLLATVALIVVVFALVSLGGNVAAAGRISFESVLLFVAPLAFAVLTLWGLVLTVRRFRLFRSRVVAWYLLLTYGALGLIATVLGSYGWLGLQLWSV, from the coding sequence GTGAAAAGACTTCTACTATTTCTGGCGCTGCTGGCACCTTATCTCAGCGCTCAGGCCCAGCGCCCAGGCCGGCCAATAACCACCATTCCCCAACTTACCGATTCGATTGAGCGCATCATGCAGCGGGAGCGTATTCCGGGGCTGCTGCTCACGCTCGTTACCCGCGACTCAGTTCTCTTTGCGGGTGGGCTGGGCCTAGCCGATGTAGCCCAGAAGAAGCCCGTGACGCCGCACACGCTGTTTCGGGTGGGCTCCGTTACTAAGCCATTTATCGTGGTGGGGCTGCTGCAACTGATTGAGCAGGGCAAGCTTAGCCTCAAAGACGAGCTTCGCAAAATTGCCCCTGAAGTACCCATCGACAATCCCTGGGAAGCCACTGACCCTGTGCGCGTAGTGCATGTGCTGGAACACACCGCCGGCTTCGACGACATGCATCTCAACCACGTTTACAATACCACGCCCACCGACCCCAGAGGCACGGCCGTAGTTCAGGTTTTTCGTAAAGAGCTGCGCTGCCGGTGGCGGCCCGGCGAGCGCATGTCGTACTCCAACCCCGGGTATCTGGTGGCGGGCTATCTGCTCGAAAAGCTAAGTGGGGAAACGTATGAGCATTATCTCGCTAAAAACGTATTCCGCCCCCTGGGTATGCCCGACGCCACAGCCACCCTGCGACCAGCGTCGGATCCGAAGCTGGCGCGCGGCTATACCTACGCCGATGGCGGCTATCAGCCACTATCCGCGCTGCCCATTTATGCGGGTCCGGCGGGCTCCGTGAGTGCCTCAGCCACCGACATGGCTCAGTGGGTGCAGTTCTTCCTCCGCGACTTCCGCACTCCCGGCGGTGCGGCCTTACTCCAGCCCGCCAGTCTGCGCGAAATGGAAACCGTGCATAGCCCCCTCGAAGCCCGCGCCGGCCTGCAAACCGGCTACGCCCTCGCCAACACAATCGTCAGCCAGAAAGGCAAGGTCCCATTTCGGGGGCACAATGGCGGCATTGAAGGGTTTACCTCCATGTTCGCCTACAACCGGGAGTTAGGCCTAGGCTATGCACTTTCTAATAATGGCGCGAAGCCACTTACCACCATCAGCATTCTGGTGCGCGATTTCCTGCTGCGCGATTACCCCACTCCACCCCCACCGCCTACCCTGCCCCTCGATGCGGCAGCCATTGCTCCTTATCTGGGTCACTATCAAAGCGCTGCACCCCGCAATGCCTTAACTGGCTTCAGTACTCACTTGCTGGGGGGCATTTCGTTAGAGCAAAGTGGGCAGCTACTTACGCTCAAGCCTCTTATCGGCGCCCCCGATACGCTCTTGGCTACTGGCCCGCTCACCTTCCGCATCAGCAGCCAGACCCAGCCGAGCGTAGCTCTCACCCGCGACCGCGACGGTGAGCTAGTATTGATTTCACCTCAGGGTTACGCGCTTAAAGCGGGCATGTGGTGGTGGTTGCCGCCTACACTATTCTGGGCCAGCATCCTGCTCGCCACCACTTCCAGCATTGCAGGACTGATCTGGATTATTTACGCCTTGCGCAAGCAACTGCCACGCCCTCAGCTGCTGCCCCGCCTGCTGCCGCTACTGGCCACGGTAGCGCTGATAGTAGTTGTATTTGCCCTGGTCAGTTTGGGGGGCAATGTTGCGGCGGCCGGACGCATAAGTTTTGAAAGTGTGTTGCTCTTCGTGGCGCCGCTGGCCTTCGCCGTGCTCACGCTCTGGGGCCTGGTTCTGACGGTGCGGCGCTTCCGCCTGTTCCGCAGCCGCGTGGTAGCCTGGTACCTGCTGCTCACTTATGGCGCCCTGGGCCTAATCGCGACGGTATTAGGGTCGTATGGGTGGCTGGGGCTACAGCTGTGGAGCGTATAA
- a CDS encoding AsmA family protein: MKLSWLRRVLVAGLLLVIIGLGLVAALVGTRVGQRRVEQWVREQHRQNSALVLAPFEVQISPWRDFPHLTASLLHLRLTDTAYQQPMTVLSIARTDMRLSLRELLRGQVHVTRLVINDAVLHERVDSLGRSWSVGRKGKRQPGPGRAPRMNLKLDALTINNFRIVTRNDFTGGLFAAHVRQARLKAYMQQGVLRIDGTLDGELGRLGSTTEPLFEREPMQAWVNYRYKFRERQGYIYRTRATLNGDTVQISGTHTVVPGQPGTQLSFRFVGTQPLPDVLRLALPQSLRPIVEGATSPSKAYIRYTIRGLSGPTIRPRNILRFALRDAQLTWPDTTRHIKNWDLSGTYDNGPGHNLKTTTLTLPQCRIHTAPGWVDISLTIRDFTRPFLTGQIIGRTELPELAAVVAPELLRARRGTAELDLQLRGPLPPQSDGTRPIYPDSLSVRGNVTLRDASFVLLDRGANFSGVNVRVGLQDSRWHLTNAIGVLDGMRFRATATTDHLLDYLTKRHPTTDITGNFAVDEVRIDRLRELLRPVAPGAARTAAPVPAKSGKLDMSMFPPGLHLNVGLRCDRLLLPADTVNRLAVTVRHDGHRVQLHNIRGQVWGADVSGRASWPSDTSQQVAPIRFELAVKYDQLNYQNLVRHAARPPQRSAKEPASPALRELLLAANGHVTCTIDAMQLSAGENIRDLRLRLEKTGSSLRMPYLNFATTRGGIGKATATVQVAGTRVLAANATLDLRYATLDVQQLLQMLAGLDVKEENAPQSAQNGSRRKRPAATANGSPRDKSLLSNGILSAVVRVQADKVQYTAVRGTQFKLVSRLREGEALLEECSLNALGGQIKLRGRMLTNAGQNHHPLHVQTQLEGIALPELFTTLTDMNINLLDGHNVRGTLRCAADLHTDLDSTFLPVFDTTLGYLKTDIRDLELLNVDFFTESLKFMKTERTSHLFFEPVSTQLLLHDGRILIPSLRLNSNLSNLEVSGYYHLDGRANLYVSLNPLQVLFGNNQKRVERIQQGRLIRSARGRPTYVNLRRPAAKSPYKVRLFKKAEQREQQELLRQQARQLLLTQPLDTTLRLLRP; the protein is encoded by the coding sequence ATGAAATTGAGCTGGCTTCGGCGCGTATTAGTTGCGGGGTTATTGCTGGTAATCATTGGGCTGGGGCTGGTGGCTGCGTTGGTGGGCACTCGGGTCGGGCAGCGACGCGTGGAGCAATGGGTACGCGAGCAGCACCGGCAAAACTCTGCCCTGGTGCTGGCCCCGTTTGAAGTTCAGATTTCGCCCTGGCGCGACTTTCCGCACCTTACGGCTTCCCTCCTGCATTTGCGGCTGACTGACACTGCCTACCAACAACCAATGACGGTGTTGAGCATCGCCCGCACCGATATGCGACTGTCGTTGCGCGAGCTGCTGCGAGGTCAGGTGCACGTCACGCGTTTAGTAATCAATGACGCCGTCTTGCACGAGCGGGTCGATTCGCTGGGGCGCAGCTGGAGTGTGGGGCGCAAAGGCAAACGCCAACCTGGGCCGGGTCGGGCACCCAGGATGAATCTGAAATTGGATGCCCTGACCATCAACAACTTCCGTATCGTCACGCGTAACGACTTTACCGGCGGCTTGTTTGCGGCCCATGTGCGCCAGGCGCGGCTAAAGGCGTATATGCAACAGGGCGTGCTACGCATAGATGGCACTCTCGATGGCGAGCTTGGCCGACTGGGCTCCACCACGGAGCCCTTGTTTGAGCGCGAACCTATGCAGGCCTGGGTTAATTACCGCTATAAGTTTAGGGAGCGCCAAGGCTATATCTACCGCACCCGCGCTACGCTTAATGGTGATACCGTCCAGATCAGCGGCACGCATACTGTGGTGCCTGGCCAGCCGGGCACGCAGCTTAGCTTCCGGTTTGTGGGCACCCAGCCCCTACCCGATGTGCTCCGCCTGGCGTTGCCGCAAAGTTTGCGCCCCATCGTGGAAGGCGCCACTAGTCCCAGCAAAGCCTACATTCGCTACACCATTCGAGGGCTGAGCGGACCTACTATCCGTCCGCGCAATATCCTGCGTTTTGCCCTGCGCGATGCTCAGCTCACCTGGCCCGACACCACGCGTCATATCAAAAACTGGGACCTGAGCGGCACCTACGACAATGGGCCGGGGCACAACCTCAAGACCACTACGCTCACGCTGCCCCAATGTCGCATCCATACCGCGCCGGGCTGGGTCGATATATCCCTCACTATTCGCGACTTTACCCGTCCTTTTCTGACCGGGCAGATTATTGGGCGCACCGAGCTGCCTGAGCTGGCCGCCGTGGTGGCGCCTGAGCTATTGCGGGCACGGCGCGGCACGGCCGAGCTCGATTTGCAATTGCGAGGACCGCTCCCGCCGCAATCAGATGGCACCAGGCCCATCTACCCCGACAGCCTTTCGGTGCGCGGCAACGTGACGTTGCGCGATGCTTCCTTCGTGCTGCTCGATCGGGGGGCAAATTTCTCGGGCGTGAACGTGCGAGTTGGTTTGCAGGATAGTCGCTGGCACTTAACCAATGCCATCGGGGTGCTGGATGGCATGCGGTTTCGGGCCACTGCCACCACGGACCATTTGCTAGATTATTTGACCAAGCGGCACCCAACCACCGATATTACCGGCAATTTTGCCGTCGATGAAGTCCGTATTGACCGCTTGCGCGAGCTATTGCGGCCAGTGGCGCCGGGTGCCGCACGCACAGCGGCACCCGTACCCGCCAAGTCGGGGAAGCTGGATATGAGCATGTTTCCGCCGGGGTTGCACTTGAATGTGGGCTTGCGCTGCGACCGGCTTTTGCTGCCTGCTGATACCGTTAACCGTCTGGCCGTGACCGTGCGCCACGATGGCCACCGGGTACAGCTCCACAACATTCGCGGCCAGGTGTGGGGCGCCGATGTCAGCGGCCGCGCCTCCTGGCCTTCCGATACCAGTCAGCAGGTGGCCCCCATCCGCTTCGAGCTGGCGGTAAAATATGACCAGCTCAACTATCAGAACCTGGTGCGGCACGCGGCGCGCCCGCCCCAACGCTCGGCCAAGGAGCCCGCGAGTCCGGCGCTACGGGAGCTGCTGCTGGCTGCCAACGGGCACGTTACCTGTACTATTGATGCCATGCAATTGTCGGCTGGTGAAAACATCAGGGACTTGCGGCTGCGCTTAGAAAAAACGGGCAGTTCTCTACGGATGCCTTACCTGAACTTCGCCACTACGCGCGGCGGCATCGGCAAAGCCACGGCTACCGTGCAGGTAGCAGGTACCCGCGTGCTGGCCGCCAACGCCACCCTCGATCTGCGCTACGCCACCCTGGATGTGCAGCAATTACTGCAAATGCTGGCCGGCCTAGATGTGAAGGAAGAAAATGCCCCCCAGTCGGCCCAGAACGGCAGCCGCAGGAAGAGACCGGCCGCAACCGCCAACGGCAGCCCCCGCGATAAGTCGCTGCTTTCCAACGGTATTTTGAGCGCCGTAGTGCGGGTGCAGGCCGACAAAGTGCAGTACACGGCGGTGCGCGGCACGCAATTTAAGCTGGTCTCACGGCTGCGCGAGGGAGAGGCATTACTGGAAGAATGTTCGCTAAATGCCCTTGGGGGGCAAATTAAGCTGCGCGGACGCATGCTCACCAATGCGGGCCAAAACCACCACCCTCTGCATGTTCAAACGCAGCTGGAAGGAATTGCTCTTCCCGAGCTCTTCACCACGCTCACCGATATGAACATTAACCTGCTCGACGGCCACAACGTGCGTGGCACCCTGCGCTGCGCTGCCGACCTGCACACCGACCTCGACTCTACTTTCCTGCCCGTATTCGATACCACGCTGGGCTACCTCAAAACGGATATTCGCGACTTGGAGCTGCTAAACGTTGATTTCTTTACGGAATCGTTGAAGTTCATGAAAACGGAGCGCACCAGTCACTTGTTTTTCGAGCCCGTCAGCACCCAGCTTCTGCTGCATGATGGGCGCATCCTGATTCCCAGCCTGCGCCTGAACAGCAACCTGAGCAACCTGGAAGTGAGTGGCTATTACCATCTGGACGGACGGGCCAACTTATATGTAAGCCTCAATCCGTTGCAGGTTCTTTTCGGCAACAACCAGAAGCGCGTGGAGCGGATTCAGCAAGGTCGCCTGATTCGGAGCGCGCGGGGCCGCCCTACCTATGTCAACCTCCGTCGCCCCGCCGCGAAAAGCCCCTACAAGGTGCGCTTATTCAAGAAAGCCGAACAACGCGAGCAGCAGGAACTGCTGCGCCAGCAGGCCCGGCAACTACTGCTCACCCAGCCCCTCGATACCACGCTGCGTCTGCTGCGGCCGTAG
- a CDS encoding alpha/beta hydrolase, giving the protein MPPTETTAHPANIQYPSVPPGLKLLQLKFRVLSALSSEWAFKAAWEVFTTPRRLPLKTWETKALAHATQHWAQAESGRIAYYEWNGSGSRTVLLVHGWEHRASFWGHMADGLAKAGFRIVAVDGPAHGLSDGKRATLVSFAGAVQAVADAIGPVHATVAHSFGAACTAGVPVRFNQAIGGQLPRLVLMSAPSSTRKVAARFAHLLHLPPA; this is encoded by the coding sequence ATGCCTCCAACCGAGACGACCGCTCACCCTGCTAACATTCAGTATCCCTCGGTGCCGCCCGGCCTGAAACTGCTGCAACTGAAGTTTCGGGTACTATCGGCGCTATCTTCCGAGTGGGCTTTTAAGGCCGCCTGGGAGGTATTTACTACTCCGCGCCGTCTACCACTAAAGACTTGGGAGACGAAGGCGCTGGCCCATGCTACCCAGCATTGGGCTCAGGCGGAAAGTGGCCGAATTGCCTACTATGAGTGGAACGGGAGCGGCAGTCGCACGGTGCTGCTGGTGCATGGCTGGGAGCACCGGGCCAGCTTCTGGGGGCACATGGCCGACGGTCTGGCGAAAGCCGGCTTCCGGATCGTGGCTGTGGATGGACCGGCGCATGGCCTGTCGGACGGGAAGCGGGCTACCTTGGTGAGCTTTGCGGGAGCCGTGCAAGCCGTAGCCGATGCTATCGGACCAGTTCATGCCACGGTAGCACATTCCTTTGGGGCCGCGTGCACTGCGGGCGTGCCGGTGCGGTTCAATCAGGCCATTGGGGGGCAATTACCGCGGCTTGTTTTGATGAGTGCGCCCAGCAGTACCCGTAAGGTAGCCGCCCGCTTCGCCCATCTGCTGCATTTGCCCCCAGCGTAG